In one Candidatus Abyssobacteria bacterium SURF_5 genomic region, the following are encoded:
- a CDS encoding DUF4258 domain-containing protein: MDCGEIVFSGHAVQRMFKRKITPAQVRAVLESGEVIASYPEDTPFPSYLLFAVVDGRPLHVIAALEEEERRCYVVTAYVPEIEIWSDDFRTRRNL, translated from the coding sequence ATGGACTGTGGAGAAATAGTTTTCAGCGGCCATGCCGTTCAAAGAATGTTCAAGCGAAAGATTACTCCTGCCCAAGTGCGCGCTGTCCTGGAATCAGGAGAAGTAATCGCAAGCTATCCGGAAGACACTCCCTTCCCGAGTTATCTGCTTTTTGCGGTAGTAGATGGGCGCCCTCTTCACGTGATCGCGGCGCTGGAAGAGGAGGAAAGAAGATGCTACGTTGTTACGGCATATGTACCTGAAATCGAAATATGGAGTGACGACTTCCGGACAAGGAGAAACCTATGA
- a CDS encoding type II toxin-antitoxin system MqsA family antitoxin → MRCVICKQGETRPGTATVTLQREESTIIIKDVPAEICENCGEYYLSESITEKVMTRAEESIKKGAEVEILRFAA, encoded by the coding sequence ATGAGATGCGTCATTTGTAAACAGGGAGAGACGCGCCCTGGCACAGCAACTGTCACCTTGCAGCGGGAAGAAAGCACCATCATTATCAAAGATGTCCCCGCTGAGATCTGCGAGAACTGCGGCGAATATTATCTTTCAGAATCTATCACTGAAAAAGTCATGACTCGCGCAGAGGAATCAATCAAGAAGGGCGCTGAGGTTGAGATCCTCCGCTTCGCAGCTTAG